The following coding sequences are from one Culex quinquefasciatus strain JHB chromosome 1, VPISU_Cqui_1.0_pri_paternal, whole genome shotgun sequence window:
- the LOC6035643 gene encoding LOW QUALITY PROTEIN: DNA repair protein RAD50 (The sequence of the model RefSeq protein was modified relative to this genomic sequence to represent the inferred CDS: inserted 7 bases in 6 codons; deleted 2 bases in 1 codon), translating to MSTICKLEIRGIRSFGVESEDVQKIKFQSPLTLIVGQNGCGKTTIIECLKYGLTGEVPPGTDRGKAFVHDPKIFNTVESLGQVKLMVKDFTGNRVTATRSMKVSHKGNTKLPKFETLDSAVTIEDGATGEKKTLSGRVVADINNDMADAMGVSKAIINNVIFCHQEDSNWPLEEPKELKKKFDAIFETTEYNKVIEKLIKISKEYNDRQKEKAGDLKLLENIKSQAEMKQLQAEKAERKKGEMRKEVDGLEGSLKPIHERMEQIARIERDYSKLKQQEIEFKSKIHTKEDQQSNLRSKIRTLFSGSLAELEQEIRSFQESMGGKRSELRDAESDLASRKSQEKSLQSKLQEMESRRVHLIAKRQQEQDLGGDRAGKIVELCGRLKLPASGDYEGSAVDVESALAAIKHGIRSEESQVQAMAKGHDEADQAAQKAIDRLREDKAKLESDVRMKGQMVADFAREKAKTQTEIAAIERSAETLKKIVGEIEKLEREYETQKANSNVDGMKRTLVEKKAKREELQVKLDKVEEQISALDAIAAKATELGLKEQQLNGREAEFRRVRNKHSDNLKRLFPSKTIESNFKRAVQDLYDGLQRQIKQLNESTRAAQAIVTEMETTRRSQKRXLDRLERELTENREKIYAACQGQPYEEVLSKKEKITRNNLEHGEQRSAEILYRKYISRIEDDSCCPLCHKEMAGSDAQDISTELSDEIRRLPEKIEMLEKQLKSDQTRYDRLLALQPYSERVEKQTIEIPKLKQQLQETEQRLTQASSDLEEYQMAVLEPNSSVALINSILGDMSILDESARDXDRMRKGVAELRQELADKTPGGGSAFLDDMKLEREVLRGELRAERNSIDEMQNRIDSETERLNGLHQRFNQMKEKKIQLQESVQSLDTKKAKEVELGEKIVACKSEMEDAERRLGPVRASLTKEEEAKVKAKGENRVKLGKAQSELEGLKRMEGEIVRLGRELDQLARLNLTDEIAKMKRKLQEVTDDIKKVAASIEEKSTKIDTLKKEISNQDLIERDFDNRDLKKLTAETAVLQEKLDTLLRSIGDLDAPNVVQERNKLLEQRDSIQAKRSEITGQIAELENQLKALRKELDRPEFRNAVANFHKTFAESVVLKKIISDILKYRNALEWALMKYHAEKMEQINRSIYSLWRDIYRGNDIDYIRIKTEDESRETKAVEKRRQYNYRVVQAXNDVEIDMXGRCSAGQKVLASLIIRMALAETFSNNCGVMALDEPTTNLXENIASLCESLRRIVTEREGGNFLLIIITHDEEFVTKXEKFDTYYRIARDNNGKSFIKEEQL from the exons ATGTCCACAATTTGCAAGCTGGAAATTCGCGGAATCCGCAGCTTCGGCGTCGAAAGCGAGGATGTTCAG aaaataaaattcCAATCTCCGCTGACCCTGATCGTGGGTCAAAACGGTTGCGGCAAAACCACCATCATCGAGTGCCTGAAGTACGGCCTCACCGGCGAAGTCCCGCCGGGAACCGATCGCGGCAAGGCGTTCGTGCACGACCCGAAGATCTTCAACACCGTCGAATCGCTCGGCCAGGTCAAACTGATGGTGAAGGACTTCACGGGGAACCGCGTGACGGCGACCCGCTCGATGAAGGTCTCCCACAAGGGCAACACCAAGCTGCCCAAGTTCGAGACGCTGGATTCGGCCGTCACGATCGAGGACGGTGCGACAGGGGAGAAAAAGACGCTGTCAGGCCGCGTCGTCGCGGACATTAACAACGACATGGCGGACGCGATGGGCGTTTCGAAGGCGATCATCAACAACGTGATCTTCTGCCACCAGGAGGACTCGAACTGGCCGCTGGAGGAGCCGAAGGAGTTGAAGAAGAAGTTTGACGCGATTTTCGAGACGACCGAGTATAATAAGGTGATTGAGAAGTTGATCAAGATCTCGAAGGAGTACAACGATCGGCAGAAGGAGAAGGCGGGGGATTTGAAGCTGCTGGAGAATATCAAGAGCCAGGCGGAGATGAAGCAGCTGCAGGCGGAGAAGGCCGAACGGAAGAAGGGCGAGATGCGGAAGGAAGTGGACGGGTTGGAGGGGTCGTTGAAGCCGATTCATGAGCGGATGGAGCAGATTGCGCGGATTGAGCGGGATTATTCGAAGCTGAAGCAGCAGGAGATTGAGTTTAAGTCGAA AATCCACACCAAAGAGGACCAACAGAGCAACCTTCGCTCGAAGATTCGCACCCTGTTCAGCGGCTCGCTGGCCGAGCTGGAGCAGGAGATTCGTTCGTTCCAGGAGTCGATGGGCGGCAAGCGGTCGGAGTTGCGCGACGCCGAATCGGATCTCGCCTCGCGCAAATCCCAGGAAAAGTCGCTCCAATCCAAGCTTCAGGAGATGGAGTCCCGCCGGGTTCATCTGATTGCGAAACGTCAGCAGGAGCAGGACTTGGGCGGCGATCGGGCGGGGAAGATTGTGGAGCTTTGTGGCCGATTGAAGCTGCCGGCGAGCGGGGATTACGAGGGTTCGGCGGTTGACGTGGAGTCGGCGCTGGCGGCCATCAAGCACGGCATTCGCTCGGAGGAATCGCAGGTGCAGGCGATGGCCAAGGGGCACGACGAGGCGGATCAGGCGGCGCAGAAAGCGATCGATCGGCTGCGAGAGGACAAGGCGAAACTGGAGTCGGACGTGCGCATGAAGGGCCAGATGGTGGCGGATTTCGCACGGGAGAAGGCCAAGACGCAAACGGAGATTGCGGCGATCGAACGTTCGGCGGAGACGCTGAAGAAGATCGTCGGGGAGATTGAGAAGTTGGAGCGGGAGTATGAAACGCAGAAGGCGAACTCGAACGTGGACGGGATGAAGCGAACGCTGGTGGAGAAGAAGGCCAAACGGGAGGAGCTGCAGGTCAAGTTGGACAAGGTTGAGGAGCAGATTTCGGCGCTGGACGCGATCGCGGCCAAGGCGACCGAGTTGGGATTGAAGGAGCAGCAGCTGAACGGAAGGGAGGCCGAGTTCCGGCGTGTTCGCAACAAGCACTCGGACAATCTGAAGCGACTCTTTCCCAGCAAGACCATCGAGAGCAACTTCAAGCGAGCGGTTCAGGACCTGTACGATGGCCTGCAGCGGCAGATCAAACAGCTGAACGAGTCAACGCGTGCCGCGCAAGCGATCGTCACGGAAATGGAAACGACGCGGCGTTCGCAGAAGC GACTAGACCGGCTCGAGCGGGAGCTGACCGAGAACCGGGAGAAGATCTACGCCGCCTGCCAGGGTCAACCGTACGAGGAAGTGCTGTCCAAGAAGGAGAAGATCACCCGGAACAACCTGGAGCACGGCGAGCAGCGTTCCGCGGAGATTCTATACCGGAAGTACATCTCACGCATCGAGGACGACAGCTGCTGTCCGTTGTGCCACAAGGAGATGGCCGGCTCGGACGCACAGGACATCAGCACGGAGCTGTCCGACGAGATCCGGCGGCTGCCGGAAAAGATTGAGATGTTGGAGAAGCAGCTGAAGTCGGACCAGACGCGGTACGATCGTCTGCTAGCCCTCCAACCGTACTCGGAACGGGTCGAAAAGCAGACGATCGAGATTCCTAAGCTCAAGCAGCAACTTCAGGAAACGGAACAACGTCTCACCCAGGCGTCCTCCGACCTTGAGGAGTACCAAATGGCCGTTCTCGAGCCGAACTCGAGCGTTGCGCTGATCAACTCGATCCTCGGCGACATGAGCATTCTGGACGAGTCGGCCCGCG CTGACCGGATGCGCAAGGGCGTGGCCGAGCTGCGCCAGGAGTTGGCAGACAAAACCCCAGGCGGCGGTTCCGCG TTCCTAGACGACATGAAGCTGGAGCGGGAAGTGCTGCGGGGAGAGCTGCGTGCCGAGCGGAACTCGATCGACGAGATGCAGAACCGAATCGACTCGGAAACGGAACGGCTCAACGGACTGCACCAGCGCTTCAACCAGATGAAGGAGAAGAAGATCCAGCTGCAGGAGTCGGTGCAGTCGCTGGACACAAAGAAGGCCAAGGAGGTCGAGTTGGGCGAGAAGATTGTGGCCTGCAAGAGCGAGATGGAAGATGCGGAACGCCGGCTGGGACCGGTTCGGGCGAGTCTGACCAAAGAGGAGGAAGCCAAGGTGAAGGCTAAAGGCGAGAACCGCGTCAAACTGGGCAAAGCTCAGTCCGAGTTGGAGGGACTGAAGCGAATGGAGGGCGAAATTGTGCGACTTGGACGGGAGTTGGATCAGCTGGCCAGGTTGAACCTCACAGACGAAATCGCCAAAATGAAGCGCAAGCTGCAGGAAGTCACCGACGACATCAAGAAGGTCGCCGCGAGCATCGAagaaaaatccaccaaaatcGACACCCTCAAGAAGGAAATCTCCAACCAAGACCTCATCGAGCGTGACTTCGACAATCGCGACCTGAAGAAACTCACCGCAGAAACCGCGGTCCTCCAAGAAAAGCTCGACACCCTGCTCCGCAGCATCGGCGATCTGGACGCCCCGAACGTGGTCCAGGAACGCAACAAACTGCTCGAACAGCGCGACTCCATCCAGGCCAAACGCAGCGAAATCACCGGCCAAATCGCCGAACTCGAAAACCAACTCAAAGCCCTCCGCAAAGAGCTCGACCGGCCCGAGTTCCGCAACGCCGTCGCCAACTTCCACAAAACGTTCGCCGAATCGGTCGtcctgaaaaaaatcatctccGACATCCTCAAGTACCGCAACGCGCTCGAGTGGGCCCTCATGAAGTACCACGCGGAAAAGATGGAGCAAATCAACCGGTCGATCTACTCGCTCTGGCGGGACATTTACCGCGGCAACGACATCGACTACATCCGCATCAAAACGGAGGACGAATCGCGCGAAACCAAAGCCGTCGAGAAACGGCGCCAGTACAACTACCGGGTCGTGCAGG AAAACGACGTCGAGATCGACA CGGGGCGGTGCAGTGCCGGCCAGAAGGTGCTCGCGTCGCTCATCATCCGGATGGCGCTGGCCGAGACGTTCAGCAACAATTGTGGCGTGATGGCGCTGGACGAGCCGACGACGAATTT GGAGAACATTGCGTCGCTGTGCGAGAGCTTGAGGCGGATCGTGACGGAGCGCGAGGGCGGGAATTTCCTGCTCATTATCATCACCCACGACGAGGAGTTTGTGACCA CTGAGAAGTTTGATAC ATACTACCGGATTGCGCGGGATAACAACGGCAAGTCGTTCATCAAGGAGGAGCAGTTATAA